In Zobellia roscoffensis, the following are encoded in one genomic region:
- a CDS encoding lipid-binding SYLF domain-containing protein: MKMTKSILVTVMLLFSLGMYAQDQDDQRVIADAEKAKTKLQKTNYGLDQFFENASGYVVFPNVGEGGLIVGGASGNGVLYEKGKAMGMADLKKLDVGLQAGGQSSTEIIFFETEEALNEFKQGDFELSAEATAVALEKGVAAKANYDDGVVVFAKPKKGLMADLSVGGQKFKYTDMELIEKK; encoded by the coding sequence ATGAAAATGACAAAATCAATTTTAGTAACAGTTATGCTACTTTTCTCCTTAGGAATGTATGCCCAAGATCAAGATGATCAGCGGGTCATAGCAGATGCCGAAAAGGCAAAAACTAAATTACAAAAGACAAATTACGGTCTTGATCAGTTCTTTGAGAACGCTTCAGGTTATGTGGTTTTTCCAAATGTTGGTGAAGGCGGACTCATTGTAGGTGGTGCATCTGGTAATGGTGTCCTTTACGAAAAAGGAAAAGCCATGGGTATGGCAGATTTAAAGAAATTAGATGTTGGACTGCAAGCAGGTGGACAATCATCTACCGAAATTATATTCTTTGAAACCGAAGAGGCTTTAAATGAATTTAAGCAAGGAGATTTTGAACTTTCAGCAGAAGCTACTGCTGTAGCCCTAGAAAAAGGGGTTGCTGCCAAGGCCAATTATGATGACGGTGTAGTTGTGTTTGCCAAACCTAAAAAAGGACTAATGGCAGACCTATCTGTAGGTGGTCAAAAGTTTAAGTATACAGACATGGAGCTTATTGAGAAGAAATAA
- a CDS encoding LacI family DNA-binding transcriptional regulator: protein MKTIKDIAEEAKVSTGTVDRVIHKRPGVSPKTREKVQKLLDKYDFERNILASTLAFKKKYRIATLIPSVVSKNQFWYGPHLGMKSAAKEIQKYGVETHRFFFDQYNLKSYKQALDKILALKPNGIVFAPFFYNTSLAFVDKLKEEEIPCVFINIDLDTPNKLTYIGQNALQSGNLCGKMMNLITKPEEPIAILTSQKNVGRHLAIETRIKGFLNYFSDNVKDKQIKKIIIDDFDTDMIEKALSKELKSDKQIAGIFVPSSAIFMIANFLESRGLNNIRTIGYDTHLDNLEYIRKGSIDFAIDQNPFEQGYMGLKILTEYLLLNKTPKPKYSSAINMVTKENVDYFDVADTIEYAV from the coding sequence TTGAAAACGATTAAAGATATTGCCGAAGAAGCCAAGGTTTCAACAGGCACGGTAGACAGGGTTATTCACAAGCGCCCTGGAGTATCTCCAAAGACCAGGGAAAAAGTTCAGAAATTACTTGATAAGTATGATTTTGAAAGGAACATACTTGCGAGCACTTTAGCTTTTAAAAAGAAATATAGGATTGCCACTCTTATACCTTCTGTCGTTTCTAAAAATCAGTTTTGGTACGGCCCACATTTAGGCATGAAATCTGCCGCAAAGGAGATTCAAAAATATGGCGTAGAGACACATCGTTTTTTCTTTGATCAATATAATTTAAAATCCTACAAACAGGCCCTTGATAAAATTCTTGCCTTAAAGCCAAACGGCATTGTCTTTGCTCCATTCTTTTACAACACCTCATTAGCTTTTGTAGATAAATTAAAAGAAGAGGAAATTCCTTGTGTGTTCATAAATATTGATTTAGACACCCCTAATAAACTTACGTATATAGGTCAAAATGCACTTCAAAGCGGAAATTTATGTGGTAAGATGATGAACCTTATAACCAAACCTGAAGAACCTATTGCTATACTAACTTCTCAAAAAAATGTGGGTAGGCATTTGGCTATTGAAACCAGAATAAAAGGTTTTCTTAATTACTTTTCCGATAACGTAAAGGATAAGCAAATTAAAAAAATAATCATTGATGACTTTGACACGGATATGATTGAAAAAGCACTTTCTAAAGAATTGAAAAGCGATAAACAAATTGCCGGTATATTCGTTCCCTCCAGTGCTATTTTTATGATTGCAAATTTTCTTGAAAGTAGAGGTTTAAATAATATACGTACTATTGGCTACGATACTCATTTAGATAATCTTGAATATATTAGAAAAGGAAGTATTGACTTTGCCATAGACCAAAACCCTTTTGAACAAGGTTATATGGGACTAAAAATACTCACTGAGTATTTATTATTGAATAAAACACCAAAACCTAAGTACAGCTCCGCCATTAATATGGTCACGAAAGAAAATGTAGACTATTTTGACGTAGCTGATACTATTGAATACGCCGTATAG
- a CDS encoding response regulator, whose product MTLDLFLADDDNEDRELFVEALSEIDIPTNVTEFDNGVDLMDNLFSKTELPDAIFLDLNMPLMNGFECLTDIRNFARFDGIKVIVYSTSYRQREVNQLQTDGANQYIQKPSSFEDLKIMLTKSLKSMVQKEDKEISPSEFVILV is encoded by the coding sequence ATGACCCTAGACCTTTTTTTAGCAGATGACGATAATGAAGACCGTGAATTGTTTGTTGAAGCGCTTAGTGAGATTGATATCCCAACCAACGTAACTGAATTTGATAATGGTGTAGACTTAATGGATAACCTGTTCTCAAAAACAGAATTGCCCGATGCTATTTTTCTAGATTTAAATATGCCGCTCATGAACGGTTTTGAATGTTTAACAGACATCAGGAACTTTGCCCGTTTTGACGGTATTAAGGTCATTGTCTACTCTACCTCCTATCGTCAAAGAGAAGTAAACCAATTGCAAACAGATGGTGCCAACCAATACATCCAGAAACCATCCTCTTTTGAAGACCTTAAAATAATGCTCACGAAAAGTTTAAAATCTATGGTTCAAAAAGAGGACAAAGAAATAAGCCCAAGTGAGTTTGTAATTCTGGTCTAA
- a CDS encoding SDR family oxidoreductase, protein MNTNTTNTSVLLAGATGYLGGYIAKELQIRKIETKILVRNLEKTAHLKSEHSTIFQVEVTQAESLKGLFKGVNTVISTVGITRQKDGLTYMQVDYQANKNLLDEAKRAGVRKFIYVSVLNGRLHRNLKMVEAKEAFVDELLQSGLDFTVVRPNGFFSDMKDFLDMAKKGRVYLFGSGEQKFNPIHGQDLAAACIDAIGSVKTEIGIGGPDILTHNEVAQMALLANGKPINIVRFPHAIRKFVLWCFRTFTSSKTYGPIEFFLTFMGDDAIAPRYGCHRLSTFFQQEMDVIQKADK, encoded by the coding sequence ATGAATACAAATACAACAAATACTTCCGTATTACTGGCAGGCGCTACAGGCTATTTGGGGGGCTATATTGCTAAGGAATTACAAATCCGTAAAATTGAGACTAAGATACTCGTGAGGAATCTGGAAAAGACAGCTCATTTAAAATCTGAGCACAGTACTATATTTCAGGTGGAAGTCACTCAAGCAGAAAGCTTAAAAGGATTGTTTAAAGGGGTAAATACAGTAATCTCTACCGTGGGTATTACCAGACAGAAAGATGGTCTTACCTACATGCAGGTAGATTACCAAGCCAATAAAAATCTTTTGGATGAAGCCAAAAGGGCAGGAGTTAGGAAATTTATTTATGTTTCCGTGCTGAACGGTAGGTTGCACCGCAATTTAAAAATGGTAGAAGCCAAAGAGGCTTTTGTAGATGAGTTGCTTCAATCCGGTTTGGACTTTACGGTTGTCAGGCCCAACGGCTTTTTTTCCGATATGAAAGATTTTTTGGATATGGCGAAAAAAGGGAGGGTATATTTATTCGGAAGTGGTGAGCAGAAGTTCAACCCCATTCATGGACAAGATTTGGCAGCGGCCTGTATTGATGCCATTGGGTCTGTAAAGACGGAGATAGGTATTGGCGGTCCGGATATTTTAACACATAATGAAGTGGCGCAAATGGCCTTGCTGGCGAATGGAAAACCTATAAACATTGTCCGGTTTCCGCATGCCATTCGAAAGTTCGTCCTATGGTGTTTCCGAACTTTTACCAGTTCAAAAACCTACGGGCCAATAGAGTTTTTCCTAACCTTTATGGGTGATGATGCCATTGCACCACGTTACGGGTGTCACCGTCTGAGTACCTTTTTTCAACAGGAAATGGATGTCATACAAAAAGCAGACAAATGA
- a CDS encoding lmo0937 family membrane protein → MKYLIYTLIIVLIIGWILGFLIFKVLGGLIHLLLVVAVLLLIYNWFTVQKNKH, encoded by the coding sequence ATGAAATATCTCATATATACTCTAATAATAGTATTGATTATTGGATGGATTTTAGGATTTTTGATCTTTAAGGTTTTAGGAGGTCTCATTCACCTGTTATTGGTGGTGGCAGTACTCTTACTAATCTATAATTGGTTTACCGTACAAAAGAACAAACACTAA
- a CDS encoding DUF3891 family protein, with the protein MIINFLEKGMEVISHPAHGLLSAKIANQLKNRPYQNHWMETLTAIIEHDDEQLTNETKNNISDFGMAMDFVTHKVPLEKMLIHAKSVFQKVLKKSSWSAMLLIYHLEFLYSDKLEEIGDFKVFLTELRRYRKNAIALHGVNVTGTEELYKIMLFSDRLSLILCQDETPTLGRKLEINKSIHDERYFIHKAKDNTFTVKPWPFRENHFSLSVDTRVLKELKFKNEKHFNQKLDEASIEIKTFQFSKLD; encoded by the coding sequence ATGATTATCAATTTTTTAGAAAAGGGTATGGAGGTTATATCGCATCCTGCGCACGGCTTACTTTCGGCTAAAATTGCGAATCAACTAAAGAACCGTCCGTATCAAAATCATTGGATGGAGACACTCACCGCTATCATTGAGCACGATGATGAGCAATTGACCAATGAAACTAAAAACAATATTTCTGATTTTGGCATGGCGATGGATTTTGTAACTCACAAAGTGCCCCTGGAAAAGATGTTGATTCATGCTAAATCCGTTTTTCAAAAAGTCTTGAAAAAATCTAGCTGGTCGGCTATGTTGCTTATCTACCATCTTGAATTTTTATACTCGGATAAACTAGAAGAAATCGGCGACTTTAAGGTGTTTTTGACGGAACTAAGACGTTATCGTAAAAATGCTATTGCATTGCACGGTGTTAATGTAACGGGAACAGAGGAACTCTACAAAATTATGCTTTTTTCAGATAGACTCTCGCTTATTCTGTGTCAGGATGAAACACCAACTTTAGGCAGAAAGCTGGAAATAAATAAATCGATTCATGACGAACGGTACTTTATTCACAAGGCAAAGGACAACACTTTTACGGTAAAACCTTGGCCCTTTAGGGAAAACCATTTTAGTTTATCCGTAGATACTCGTGTATTAAAGGAACTTAAATTTAAAAATGAAAAGCATTTCAACCAGAAACTGGATGAAGCTTCCATTGAAATAAAAACATTTCAGTTTTCAAAATTAGATTAA
- a CDS encoding 3-keto-disaccharide hydrolase: MKYLKLNKLKTFGYNSALLLMASSLFIGCEAQKKETLPWTELFDGETLTGWTQKGGEAIYEVRDNTIVGTTVSNTPNSFMTSDKMYGDFILELDYKVDPSMNSGIQIRSNSFPYYMNGRIHGYQVEIDPSDRAWSAGIYDEARRGWLHPLADDNTKAKEAFKQNDWNHYRIEAIGDTLKTWINGLPASHLIDTQTDSGFIGLQVHSIGKDKTPGTEIVWKNIKIITDDLPKYSQKSPLPAINMANQLTRNEKDQGWELLWDGATTEGWKGAKLESFPDKGWEIKDGILTVLSSGGAESAAGGDIVTTENYSDFELKLDFKLTEGANSGIKYYVDTEINKGEGSSIGLEYQILDDAKHPDAKKGNHEGSRTVSSLYDLIKADPKKPIKAIGEWNTAHIVSKGNHVEHYLNGAKVLEYERKSDDYKKLVSESKYAKWPSFGELERGQILLQDHGDRVSFKNIQIKTPKEDK, translated from the coding sequence ATGAAGTACTTAAAACTGAACAAACTAAAGACCTTTGGATATAATAGTGCACTGTTGTTAATGGCATCAAGTCTTTTTATAGGCTGTGAGGCTCAGAAAAAGGAAACCTTACCCTGGACCGAACTTTTTGACGGAGAAACTTTAACGGGCTGGACTCAAAAAGGAGGAGAGGCCATTTATGAAGTTAGGGATAATACCATTGTGGGAACAACGGTTAGCAATACGCCTAATTCTTTTATGACATCAGATAAAATGTATGGTGATTTTATCTTGGAATTAGATTATAAGGTGGATCCGTCCATGAATTCCGGTATTCAGATTCGTAGCAATAGTTTTCCATATTACATGAACGGAAGAATTCATGGTTACCAAGTAGAAATAGACCCATCTGACCGTGCGTGGAGTGCCGGTATTTATGATGAGGCACGTAGAGGTTGGTTGCACCCTCTTGCTGATGATAACACAAAAGCCAAAGAAGCTTTCAAGCAAAACGATTGGAATCATTATCGTATAGAAGCTATTGGCGACACACTAAAAACCTGGATTAATGGATTGCCGGCATCACATTTAATAGATACTCAAACAGACAGTGGTTTTATTGGTTTGCAGGTACATTCAATAGGAAAAGATAAAACACCAGGAACCGAAATTGTTTGGAAGAATATTAAAATTATAACAGACGATTTACCAAAATATTCTCAGAAGAGCCCGTTGCCAGCAATTAATATGGCTAATCAGTTAACGAGAAATGAAAAGGACCAAGGTTGGGAATTACTTTGGGATGGAGCTACTACAGAAGGTTGGAAAGGTGCCAAGTTGGAAAGTTTCCCAGATAAAGGTTGGGAAATAAAGGATGGTATTCTTACGGTTTTGTCTTCTGGTGGAGCAGAATCTGCTGCAGGGGGCGATATCGTTACCACAGAAAACTATAGTGATTTTGAACTGAAGTTAGATTTTAAATTAACGGAAGGTGCAAATAGTGGAATTAAGTACTATGTAGACACAGAAATTAATAAAGGAGAAGGGTCTTCAATTGGTTTAGAATATCAAATTTTGGATGATGCCAAACACCCAGATGCTAAAAAAGGTAATCACGAAGGTAGCCGTACCGTTTCTTCACTTTATGATTTAATCAAAGCAGACCCTAAAAAACCAATCAAAGCAATTGGCGAATGGAACACAGCACACATTGTTTCTAAAGGAAATCATGTAGAGCATTATTTGAACGGAGCTAAAGTATTGGAGTATGAACGTAAGAGCGATGACTACAAAAAATTAGTTTCCGAAAGTAAATATGCCAAATGGCCAAGTTTTGGAGAGCTAGAGAGAGGTCAGATTTTATTACAGGACCACGGAGATAGAGTTAGCTTCAAAAACATTCAGATAAAAACACCAAAAGAAGATAAGTAA
- a CDS encoding Gfo/Idh/MocA family protein, translating into MTSRRNFIKKTATGSMALSFSGLILPSMAHANILGANDHINCAIIGVRSRAKAHVMAIHEQQNAKIIYSCDVDDTILEEHNLWCQENIGYIPKNEKDFRKVLEDKDVDAVFIATPEHWHAPMAIMALQAGKHVYVEKPCSHNPYENDLLVAAHKKYGKKVQMGNQQRSAQTSIMGVKDIRDGVIGEVYKGEAYYSNNRGSIGKGTEIAVPGTLDWDMWQGPAPREKYRDNVHPYNWHWFKTWGTGEVHNNGTHEIDICRWALGVDLPESVTSFGGKYAYDDDWEFVDNQQVTYKYKDDKFITWTGHSRGKILPSQPGRGATIYGSKGIIQLDRNFYKLFDLDGNLLKEEKEGAASATTNTMGQGQLDVNHVGNFFDAIRTDKSLHSDIQDASISTMLCHLGNMAQDAGETLKIDQATGKILNNEKAMANWKREYAQGWEPKL; encoded by the coding sequence ATGACGAGTAGAAGAAATTTCATAAAGAAAACAGCAACAGGTTCAATGGCTCTATCGTTTAGCGGTCTTATTTTACCTTCTATGGCGCATGCTAATATTTTGGGTGCAAATGATCATATAAACTGTGCTATTATTGGTGTTCGTAGTAGAGCTAAGGCACATGTAATGGCTATTCATGAGCAGCAAAATGCTAAAATCATTTATAGTTGTGATGTAGATGATACTATTTTAGAGGAGCACAATTTATGGTGTCAAGAAAATATTGGTTACATACCAAAGAACGAAAAGGATTTTAGAAAAGTTCTAGAAGATAAAGATGTGGATGCTGTTTTCATTGCTACGCCAGAACATTGGCATGCACCTATGGCTATTATGGCTTTGCAGGCAGGAAAACATGTATATGTAGAAAAACCGTGTAGCCACAACCCTTATGAGAACGATTTGCTGGTTGCAGCGCATAAGAAGTACGGTAAAAAAGTACAGATGGGTAACCAACAACGTTCGGCACAGACCTCTATAATGGGGGTAAAAGATATTAGGGACGGAGTTATAGGTGAGGTGTACAAAGGAGAGGCGTACTACAGTAATAATCGTGGGTCCATTGGCAAAGGCACTGAAATTGCCGTTCCGGGTACATTAGACTGGGATATGTGGCAAGGGCCAGCACCACGGGAGAAGTATAGAGATAATGTGCACCCTTACAATTGGCATTGGTTCAAAACTTGGGGTACAGGAGAGGTACATAATAATGGTACGCATGAAATTGATATATGCCGTTGGGCATTGGGTGTGGACCTGCCGGAAAGTGTAACTTCTTTTGGTGGTAAATATGCATATGATGACGACTGGGAGTTTGTAGATAACCAGCAGGTTACGTATAAATATAAAGATGATAAATTCATTACATGGACGGGGCATAGCCGCGGAAAAATATTACCTAGCCAACCCGGTCGTGGTGCTACCATTTACGGTAGTAAAGGTATTATTCAGTTAGACCGAAACTTTTATAAGTTGTTTGATTTAGACGGAAACCTTTTAAAGGAAGAAAAAGAAGGAGCGGCCAGTGCAACAACCAATACCATGGGGCAGGGGCAGTTAGATGTAAATCATGTAGGGAACTTCTTTGATGCGATAAGAACGGATAAATCACTTCATTCGGATATACAAGACGCTAGTATTTCAACTATGTTGTGCCACTTGGGCAATATGGCTCAGGATGCAGGAGAAACCTTAAAGATTGATCAGGCTACCGGTAAAATCTTGAATAATGAAAAGGCTATGGCCAATTGGAAACGGGAATATGCCCAAGGTTGGGAGCCTAAATTATAA
- a CDS encoding DUF808 domain-containing protein, with protein sequence MASGFFALLDDIAALMDDVAAMSKITAKKTAGILGDDLAVNAEKASGFMSDREIPVLWAISKGSMINKLIILPVAFLLSYLLPSAIIVALVLGGLYLAYEGAEKIYEVFVPHHDATHQTLNTEMTEADILALEKERVKAAIVTDFILSVEIIIIALGAVADEPLSIQIPVVSLIALIATVGVYGIVAMIVRMDEFGLKLINLNEQENSFSDYVGRFLVGALPWVIKSLSVIGTIALLLVAGGIFVHNIHFFHDFLHQLPDIVKEFLVGLGVGFVVLLVVKLVMKIVSLFKKKK encoded by the coding sequence ATGGCCTCTGGATTTTTTGCGTTACTAGATGATATTGCCGCCCTTATGGATGATGTGGCCGCTATGAGTAAAATTACCGCTAAGAAAACGGCTGGTATTCTGGGCGATGATTTGGCCGTGAATGCAGAAAAAGCTTCTGGCTTTATGTCTGATCGGGAGATTCCTGTGCTTTGGGCCATCTCCAAAGGCTCCATGATCAACAAACTCATTATACTGCCCGTCGCCTTTCTGCTCAGTTACCTATTGCCCTCCGCTATTATTGTAGCCTTGGTCTTAGGCGGACTCTATTTAGCGTATGAAGGTGCCGAAAAAATATACGAAGTTTTTGTACCCCACCATGATGCCACACACCAAACACTGAACACAGAAATGACCGAAGCAGATATTCTTGCTTTGGAAAAAGAACGTGTTAAGGCCGCTATTGTAACGGACTTTATTCTCTCCGTAGAAATTATAATCATTGCTTTGGGTGCCGTTGCAGATGAACCGCTTTCTATACAAATACCTGTGGTTTCGTTAATTGCCTTAATTGCTACCGTTGGTGTGTACGGTATAGTTGCCATGATCGTTAGGATGGATGAATTTGGTCTTAAACTCATTAACCTTAATGAGCAGGAGAATAGTTTTTCTGATTACGTTGGTAGATTCTTGGTAGGCGCACTACCGTGGGTCATTAAGAGTCTTTCCGTTATTGGTACCATTGCATTGTTGTTGGTTGCCGGCGGAATATTTGTTCATAACATTCATTTCTTCCATGACTTTTTACACCAACTTCCGGATATCGTAAAAGAATTTTTAGTGGGGCTTGGTGTTGGTTTTGTGGTTTTATTGGTCGTTAAATTAGTGATGAAAATTGTAAGTCTATTTAAAAAGAAAAAATAG
- a CDS encoding T9SS type A sorting domain-containing protein — protein MKKLLLLTLFCVVCIGNAQHSVARQWNEVLLDAIRVDYARPTVHARNLYHSSVVMYDAWALFDSSAQSVFLGQTYGGYECTYNGILQPDNVDAARREIISYALFRLLTHRFSTSPGAFTTLKNIEDLFLSFGYDPEFTSTDYSSGSYAALGNYLGNEMIAFGRQDGSNEDFEYGNQLYNPTNPALVLAEYQDITDIDPNHWQPLSFDLFIDQSGNSVPVSIPDFLGPEWGAVVPFALEEADLQIKNNGFDSHLYFETEDPPQIEDSRADGINDPYKWNFTLVAAWSAHLDPEDDTEIDISPASLGNVDIDTYPTTFEKFQNFYNLMEGGDTSQGWDLNPYTDQPYEPQLVKRSDYTRVLAEFWADGPDSETPPGHWFTILNYVSDHPMVSKKFKGEGATMTNMEWDVKCYLALGGAMHDSAIATWAIKGYYDYVRPISAIRYMCGKGQSSDSSLPSFDPHGIPLIPGLIELIEEGDALAGAMGESVGEVKIKAWRGPDFINDPETDVAGVGWILGTHWWPYQRGTFVTPPFAGYVSGHSTFSRAAAEVMTLLTGDAFFPGGMGTFDITANEFLVFENGPSEDITLQWATYRDASDQTSLSRIWGGIHPPIDDIPGRIIGDEIGKQAFTKAESLFGDPISSQQTNDNSVLYPIPFQQEMNLVTDLQGSCTVQIYSINGELTHTETVDLNEKSKIDTSAISSGVYILVIKNAEGTTVHRQKVIRR, from the coding sequence ATGAAAAAACTACTTCTATTAACGCTGTTCTGTGTAGTTTGCATAGGCAATGCCCAGCACTCGGTTGCCAGGCAATGGAATGAGGTTTTACTGGATGCCATTAGAGTAGATTATGCTAGGCCAACGGTGCATGCGCGTAATCTATACCACAGTTCCGTGGTCATGTATGATGCCTGGGCTTTATTTGATAGCTCTGCCCAATCCGTTTTTTTAGGTCAAACCTATGGCGGTTATGAGTGTACGTACAACGGAATTCTACAACCCGATAATGTTGATGCCGCTCGACGAGAAATCATTAGCTATGCTTTGTTCAGGTTGTTAACACATCGATTTTCTACTTCTCCAGGAGCCTTTACCACTTTAAAAAACATAGAAGATCTATTCTTGTCTTTTGGATACGATCCAGAATTTACATCTACAGATTACAGTAGTGGCTCATACGCCGCACTAGGAAATTATTTAGGCAATGAAATGATTGCTTTTGGCAGACAGGATGGTTCCAATGAAGATTTTGAATATGGAAACCAGCTTTACAACCCTACTAATCCTGCTTTGGTTCTTGCCGAATATCAAGATATAACGGATATAGACCCAAATCACTGGCAGCCCTTATCTTTTGACCTCTTTATAGATCAATCCGGAAATTCCGTTCCTGTTTCCATACCCGACTTTCTAGGGCCAGAATGGGGTGCCGTGGTGCCTTTTGCCCTAGAGGAAGCTGACCTGCAAATAAAGAATAATGGTTTTGACTCACACCTTTATTTTGAAACTGAAGATCCACCACAAATAGAGGATTCAAGAGCAGATGGCATTAATGATCCTTACAAATGGAACTTCACATTGGTAGCTGCATGGTCTGCGCATTTAGACCCGGAAGACGATACTGAAATAGACATCTCTCCAGCAAGTTTAGGAAATGTAGATATTGACACCTACCCTACTACGTTTGAGAAGTTCCAAAATTTCTATAATCTTATGGAGGGCGGAGATACTAGTCAGGGTTGGGACCTCAACCCTTATACAGACCAACCTTACGAACCTCAACTGGTAAAACGCTCCGATTATACACGGGTTCTAGCTGAATTCTGGGCAGATGGTCCCGATTCGGAAACACCACCAGGACATTGGTTCACTATTTTAAACTATGTAAGCGACCATCCTATGGTTTCTAAAAAATTCAAAGGAGAAGGTGCAACCATGACAAATATGGAATGGGATGTAAAATGCTATTTAGCCCTTGGTGGAGCCATGCACGATTCTGCCATTGCTACATGGGCCATAAAAGGTTATTATGACTATGTAAGACCTATCTCGGCCATTAGATATATGTGCGGTAAAGGACAAAGTAGCGATTCTTCGTTACCTAGTTTTGACCCACACGGCATTCCGTTAATCCCGGGGTTAATTGAACTTATTGAAGAAGGTGATGCACTTGCTGGTGCGATGGGCGAGTCCGTAGGAGAAGTTAAGATTAAAGCATGGCGCGGACCAGACTTCATAAACGACCCAGAAACCGATGTTGCCGGTGTTGGATGGATTTTAGGAACCCACTGGTGGCCTTACCAGAGAGGAACTTTTGTTACACCTCCGTTTGCCGGATATGTTTCCGGACATTCCACTTTTTCCAGAGCTGCAGCAGAAGTTATGACGTTATTAACAGGAGATGCTTTTTTTCCCGGAGGCATGGGAACTTTTGATATTACTGCCAACGAATTTCTAGTTTTTGAAAATGGCCCATCCGAAGACATTACGTTGCAATGGGCAACCTATAGAGATGCATCTGATCAAACCAGCCTATCAAGAATTTGGGGTGGCATTCACCCTCCCATAGATGATATACCAGGACGTATAATAGGTGATGAAATTGGCAAACAAGCATTCACTAAAGCGGAAAGTCTTTTTGGTGACCCCATATCTTCCCAACAAACCAATGACAATTCGGTGCTTTACCCTATTCCATTTCAACAAGAAATGAATCTAGTAACAGACCTACAGGGTTCATGTACAGTTCAAATCTATAGTATAAACGGAGAACTAACCCATACAGAAACCGTTGATCTAAACGAAAAATCGAAAATAGATACTTCAGCAATTTCCTCTGGGGTTTATATTTTGGTTATCAAAAATGCGGAAGGAACTACAGTTCACCGTCAAAAGGTAATTAGACGATAG